A stretch of DNA from Chitinispirillum alkaliphilum:
TCTGCTCCCAGAGGAACAGGATCTCTCATCCATTCGATAACCTGCACTGCGGTAACAATGCGTACTTCAGGTTTGGTTAGTGCGTATTCGATAATATTGCGCAGCGCGGCACGTCTCTCCTGCAAGTTGAGTGCATGATCATAATTTTCACCTGAGCGATTCTCCTCTGCGTAGGTGTCGCTGTGAAGTCCAATGGTCAGAGGGGCCCTGTTGCCGTCGGGGCCGAGTCTGTAATCGATTGCATTTTTAAACATCTGTTCAAACTTGCTTCCGTTTGCCAGAGTAAGGATAGAAGAATCAAATCCGGTTAATGGGGGCCACATAGGTACTGGCCCCTCGAGACTTTCTCCAACAGTATATACCGGCATGATCCATAATCCGGGAATTTTGAGTGCCCCTTCCCACCCATCGACTACATGATCAGCAAAACCTTTGTCAAGGGTGTAAGGCCAGGTAAACTGCCTTAAATAGATATTCTGATGATGAGTCATTGTGGTCTCGTAGAGAAGGCCCAGGTCTGCAACCGCCTGAAAAGTCTCTGCGTTGAAATCAAGATAAGGAGTTCTGAAACCGGCAATTTCTGATGCGGGAATACCCAGTGCATTTGAAAGAGCTTCTGCGCAGCCGGAGATTTCATCTTTCCATTGCTGGAGGGTTAAAGCGCTGGTAGTGTTATGGGTTACAGTGTGATTGCCCACACCGTGTCCGCTCTCATAAGCTCTTCTCCATGTCTCTAAAAGTTCTTGACCACCCCGGTCGAGAGCGCCTGAGGTATGATAGAATACCGCCCTGATAGGTTCGCCATCAAAGGTGGCAGGATTGCCTGTACCAGAGGGATTGTACTTTCCGTCCAGAAGATCAAGCGTCCACTCCATTCCATCCACATACCGGTTATCATCAAAACCGAGTACGATAAAAAGGGGTACACTGTCGACTGGAAGACCTCCGGGGGGATCGTATGAGGGGAGGAAGAAATCTGAGGAGTAAGCGTGTGCAACCAGCACAAGCAAGGAAATAATTAAGCGATTAAAATCCATGGGTATGCTCCTGTTTCTGTTTATGGGCATGGAAGTATACTCTTTAATATAAACATAATTGCAGAAATTGGCAGGTGATTTTGTTCCGTTAATTGGAATGGGGTGCTCCGATCCAATTTAGCTTCTATGAAACCAAAACGCACTTTTTTCCCTTTCTTCAGCTTCTCCCAAGTTTATCAACATAAATTATGACAGCCGTGATCTGTAATTGATTGATAGAAATTTTGATCGAAGAAACTGTAATCCAGGGATGGTTCTTCGGCAACCGTCAACGGAGAGGTGGTACTTGGGATGGGTGGTGATCGTGCAATACCCACCTTCCACCTTGCCGCAATGTTTGAGGATTCGCTCAATCACGGCATCTTCTTCTATGAAACTGATAATCTTCATGGTACCGCCGCATGGTTCGACAAACTCACCACAGGCTTAGGAACTGCAGCGGGTCGACTTCACATACGGCCTTTATCAACGCTGCCTATGTCATTGGGCATTTTCGGCGGTACGGGGTGTCCGGTTCCGGTATGCCGGAAACTGCGCGGGAGTTTTTTTCTCACGCATTCCCCTTTTTTATTTGAGTAATGACCGTAGTAACGGACTTGGTGTTCGCCCTTATTTGGGATATGCTGTGTGACTTCAGCCAAAAAGTATAGCGGGTTGTATAGCTCATAGTTGCGTGGTCTACCTTTCATTAGCGTTTTATCACCCGACAGCGGAAATGGTATACACTGAGCGTTATAAGTTTACAGATTTTTAAGCAGATAAAAGCAGTCCGTCCCCTCGTACCCGCCCTACTGCTCAACAGACGGGTCCAGCACCCTGCCCATAAACAGTATAGTCCCTGTTAAGGTATCCCTAATTAGATAGAATGGTCTGTTAGCAATAAACTCTAAGACCTCTCATTATTTCCCATTCCTGTGGTTTCCATGATACCAGCCGTAGCAGTCGCCGGTTCGGTACCCTCTTCGTTAACGGTGATGAAAGCCTTGTGGACCATATTTGGGTCGGACCAACACAAATGCAGTTTTCAGCCTCCAATCGCTATTTCTCATGCCAATTCACCTGTTTTTAGCTCCTTAGAGCTTGTGAGTACTGTAGGGGGAGAGTCAAGCAGGTTTATCAAAAAAAATGGAAACGGCAAAATTTTACCGTTTCCATTTTTCCTGATAATTCAAGAACAGATCTATTGCATCAGACCCTGCAGGAGAATAGCAGCAACGAGTGCAAGAATCGCATAGAATTCAGGAAACGCAGCCAGAATCATAGTATTGGCAAACACGTTATGCCCCTGTCCAATTGCCGCAATACCGTTTGCGCACACTCTTCCCTGAAAAACAGCAGATATAAAAGCCGCCAGTGCGATGGCAATACCAGCGCCAAGCACCACAGAACCCTGAAAGAGTGTAAGGTCAGGAGAGATCAACCCCTGATACATGATAAACCCTACAAACCCGTAAAGTCCCTGAGTAGCAGGGAGCCCGGAGAGTACCAGACCGCTTCCGAATGCTTCCGGTTTTTTCTTAAGCATTCCCACTGTTGCAGATCCGCCAGCGACCAATCCAATCGCAGACCCGGCTCCAGCCATTCCCACCATGAGTCCCATTCCAATCAATGCAAGTACATAGCCCATCAATCAACCTCCTGGAATTATTGTGATTAAGAATCCTACCGTTCAACTTTAGCAAAAGGAATATATGGTTTACTGCCACCCCTGAATCCGATCGCTCCGTAGAACTCTACAAATGTCAAACGAAGCGGGTGAACAAATGCACTGATGGCAGACAATATAAGATTCAGTGAATGTCCAAGTACAAGAATTAAAACTGTGCCTATAAGACCCCACGAGAAATAATTGATCTCACCATTGGTTTCAATAAACATAAATGCAATCTGATTGAATGCACCTCCCAGAAGACCGCTTGCCAGACCGAGTGCGAAAAGTCGCAGATACGAAAGCAGTGTCTGAAGAATGCCTGTGAGAAAGTTGTAAAAGTCCCATAAACCGGTAAGAGGCCTGATATAGATTTTCTTATCGATATTATTGAAAAGAAACAGTGTTACAAGCCCCAGAATTGTTACTCCCATCCCGATAGCTTCCGGGATAGCCAGAAGCATTGCTCCGATTCCTACCGGCCCGACCGTAAACTCTCCGATACCCAGCTCGAGAAGATCAACATGCGCAGCCCACACAAAACCACCCATAATCATCAGCATCGTGCTTACTGGCTGGAGACCGGCAAGGAATCCAGATGTTCTCATTCTGTTTCGGGATTGCATTGCGATCCCCACAAGCATCTGAATTACACCAAGGAGCAGTGCCAGGTTCATGGCCGGGAAGACCTGACCAGCAGGACCTACCTGAGCGGAAAGAGGCGCAAAAATCTGAACACCAACAGGGAATATTGCATGTTCCTCTATCCCCGGACCTCCGAATATGGTCTGTCCGAAAAAGGTATTTAGCAAAAACCCACTTACTATTGTTGCGATTCCAAGAAAAATTCCAAGTGACATTACAGGCCTCAGCTTGGCGCTTACTTTTGCCCGACCGATGATAGCACCAATCAGAAGGATAAGACCATAGCCCACGTCCCCCAGACAAAGTCCAAAGAACAGTGCGAAAAACGGAGCCATAAACGGAGTGACATCCAGCTCGTTATAAGATGGCAAGCTGTACATTCCTGTAATCGGTTCAAACAGAGTGGGAAAATTTCTGTTTTTCAGCTTAACAGGTACATCCTCATCCACCAAAGGATCCCTGAAGGAATACCATGCAGGGAATTTGTTCAGAAACTGGGAAAGGCTCTTTTCATTTGCGTCCGGAAACCAGCCGGAGAGTGATAGGAGTTTTCCTTCCGCTTCACTTTTAAGGGAATGGCGTGCCTTCTCATACTTGAGCTGATTGAGGCGCTGGGCGTGGAAGGCCTCCAGCTGACTGATGCAGGCAACCATTTTTCTCAGAGATTTCTCTGTCTTTGAGAGCTTAGTTTTCAGGTCAGAAATTTTCTGATCCAATTCACTCAGGGAATATTCCGGTATTCTCTGTTCTTCAGCTTCCGGCACGTCTGATTTCTCACCACGTTCCAGCACTACAAAGTGCACTGAAGCTTCCCCTCTGTTGACAACTTCAAGGATGTATTCTGACCAGTTTACAGTATCGAACTTTTTTGCAGGCATAACAAACAGGCGCATGGTTATCCCGGCCTCCTCAAGAAGCCTGAGTCGTTTGGGATCGAAATCCCCCCAGGGCTCAAGAGCCTGCCTGTCTTTTTGAAGAACTGCTATATCCTGTTCGAGTTTGTCTTTTTTCGATTCAAGGTCATCAAAGCGATGGAGCAGCTCCATCGGGTCGCCAAGATCCCTGCTTTCTGGAGCAATCTTTTCCTCCGCCTGAATCTTCTTCAGACTGGTGATTACCCGTTCGGTAAGATGCACCACACCGGCCAGATCCTGCACAAGATGGGATTCTTTTGCAGCTTCGCTCTC
This window harbors:
- a CDS encoding polysaccharide deacetylase; this translates as MDFNRLIISLLVLVAHAYSSDFFLPSYDPPGGLPVDSVPLFIVLGFDDNRYVDGMEWTLDLLDGKYNPSGTGNPATFDGEPIRAVFYHTSGALDRGGQELLETWRRAYESGHGVGNHTVTHNTTSALTLQQWKDEISGCAEALSNALGIPASEIAGFRTPYLDFNAETFQAVADLGLLYETTMTHHQNIYLRQFTWPYTLDKGFADHVVDGWEGALKIPGLWIMPVYTVGESLEGPVPMWPPLTGFDSSILTLANGSKFEQMFKNAIDYRLGPDGNRAPLTIGLHSDTYAEENRSGENYDHALNLQERRAALRNIIEYALTKPEVRIVTAVQVIEWMRDPVPLGAEFVSVVRKEQKPGTALNIKSLTSQSLTFDSANDDLYSLRIMGLNGRTLVNK
- a CDS encoding V-type ATP synthase subunit K — encoded protein: MGYVLALIGMGLMVGMAGAGSAIGLVAGGSATVGMLKKKPEAFGSGLVLSGLPATQGLYGFVGFIMYQGLISPDLTLFQGSVVLGAGIAIALAAFISAVFQGRVCANGIAAIGQGHNVFANTMILAAFPEFYAILALVAAILLQGLMQ
- a CDS encoding V-type ATP synthase subunit I, whose translation is MIVQMKKMDLLLYHREKEAFLEKLRDLGVVHITESEAAKESHLVQDLAGVVHLTERVITSLKKIQAEEKIAPESRDLGDPMELLHRFDDLESKKDKLEQDIAVLQKDRQALEPWGDFDPKRLRLLEEAGITMRLFVMPAKKFDTVNWSEYILEVVNRGEASVHFVVLERGEKSDVPEAEEQRIPEYSLSELDQKISDLKTKLSKTEKSLRKMVACISQLEAFHAQRLNQLKYEKARHSLKSEAEGKLLSLSGWFPDANEKSLSQFLNKFPAWYSFRDPLVDEDVPVKLKNRNFPTLFEPITGMYSLPSYNELDVTPFMAPFFALFFGLCLGDVGYGLILLIGAIIGRAKVSAKLRPVMSLGIFLGIATIVSGFLLNTFFGQTIFGGPGIEEHAIFPVGVQIFAPLSAQVGPAGQVFPAMNLALLLGVIQMLVGIAMQSRNRMRTSGFLAGLQPVSTMLMIMGGFVWAAHVDLLELGIGEFTVGPVGIGAMLLAIPEAIGMGVTILGLVTLFLFNNIDKKIYIRPLTGLWDFYNFLTGILQTLLSYLRLFALGLASGLLGGAFNQIAFMFIETNGEINYFSWGLIGTVLILVLGHSLNLILSAISAFVHPLRLTFVEFYGAIGFRGGSKPYIPFAKVER